One Candidatus Nitrotoga arctica genomic window, GGACGGCTGAGATCAACGCAGCTTTGGCCACCCGTTTCGTGCCATGGCGCCCGATATAGCGGGCCACTTCGCCACCACCCGCAGAGAAACCGATCAGTATGGCACTCTTCAGATCGAGCATTTCGATGAGCTCCGAGAGATCGTCGGCATAGGTGTCCATCTCGTTGCCATTCCAGGGCTGACTCGACCGCCCATGACCGCGACGGTCATGGGCAATACAACGATAACCATTGGAGGCCAAAAAAACCATCTGCGCCTCCCAGCTATCCGCACTGAGGGGCCAGCCATGGCTGAACACCACGGGTTGTCCCGTGCCCCAATCCTTGTAGTAGATTTGCGTACCGTCTTTCGTAGTGATCGTATTCATTGTTTGCCTCCTTAGTTTATCGACGAGGTCGTCGACACTTCTCATGTCCTTAGAATGCTGGCTTTCAGTGGCCGCGCAACCAGATGTTATGCCAATGTTCGAACCGATTTTTCTCGATCCCATTGGCGTGTTTTTGCCGCAGCAATAAATGCGTTCGTGTCATTAGTATCCACGACGCCTGCGTCTTGTCCGACATTCGCTATTTTTAAAAGTACCTGACCGCCTTGGTCGACGGCGATTGCCTTGAGATGACCGAAAGCATCTCGTACAAAATCGATCGCGGCGCTTTCTATCGACAGCGCTTTCGCACCTTTGTCAGAGAGGATGATGGCGACTGCGTCGAATAGCACCGAAGGCGTGCCAGCCAGCTGCCCATCAGCCCCTAGCATCGAACCATCAGCAAGCTTCGTGCCGCCCACCTTGGGCGCAACAATCTTCACGTTAGCACCCGCATCCATTGCGGCTTTTTTAATGTTCTTGATGACAGCGCCGTCTGAACCATCCGCGATCAGGATACCAATCGCGCGCCCCATGAGCGTGTCTTTCATCTTGCCAATAATCTGCAATGCGGGCGAAGGCTCCATTTCTCGCACGGGCGCTGCGGCCTCCGGTGCATCAGGCATTTTGTCAAATGCAAGACCTGTGGCAACCCGTTTGGCGAGATCGTCATCAATATGCCGCAGGTGACCGACCATCGCCTCACGCACGTGCACATGTTCGACCTTGGAGAGCTCAAACACTAATGCCGAGGCGATGTGCGCCTGCTCATACGCGGTTTGGCTGAGATAGAACTGCCGTGCCTGGCTGTAGTGGTCGGCGAAGCTCTCGGCACGGATGCGGGTTTTCTCGCCACTTTCAGTTACTGTGGCGCTATGAAAGCCCTTGATCGGCGTTTCGCGTGGCGAGTTCTCAGACAAGGAGTTGGGCTCATACGCAACGCGGCCCACCGGTTGCGCCATTTGCATGTGCCCGTCACGTTGATGGTTGGAGAAGGGGCATTTGGGCGCGTTGACCGGAATTTGATGAAAGTTGGGCGAACCCAGGCGCGAAAGTTGCGTATCGAGATAGGAGAATAAACGGCCTTGCAATAGTGGATCATTCGAGAAATCGATGCCTGGCACAACATGAGAAGGACAGTAAGCAACCTGTTCAGTTTCAGCGAAAAAATTGTTCGGCCAGCGATCCAGCACCATGCGCCCGATCACTTTCAAGGGCACCAGTTCTTCGGGAATCAGCTTGGTCGCATCCAGATGATCGAACGGGAATCTGTCCGCTTCTTCCTGTGTGAAAAGTTGAACCGAAAATTCCCACTCGGGGAAATGGCCGGCTTCGATGGCCTCGAACATATCGCGGCGATGAAAGTCTTGATCAGCGCCGGAAATCTTGACGGTCTCATCCCAAATGGTTGACTGCAAACCGAGCTTGGGACGCCAGTGGAATTTGAC contains:
- a CDS encoding catalase, with product MEKKTNNSEKPKHNKGSASNGDSQLAAGGELHQIAGGEHPTLTTNQGVGLSDNQNSLRANLRGPTLLEDFILREKITHFDHERIPERIVHARGTGVHGFFELTASLEQYTTARILTEVGEKTPVFTRISTVAGGAGSVDTPRDVRGFAVKFYTKEGNWDLVGNNIPVFFIQDAIKFPDLVHAVKMEPDRGFPQSATAHDTFWDFISLTPESMHMVMWIMSDRTLPRSLRMIEGFGVHSFRLINDAGKSTFVKFHWRPKLGLQSTIWDETVKISGADQDFHRRDMFEAIEAGHFPEWEFSVQLFTQEEADRFPFDHLDATKLIPEELVPLKVIGRMVLDRWPNNFFAETEQVAYCPSHVVPGIDFSNDPLLQGRLFSYLDTQLSRLGSPNFHQIPVNAPKCPFSNHQRDGHMQMAQPVGRVAYEPNSLSENSPRETPIKGFHSATVTESGEKTRIRAESFADHYSQARQFYLSQTAYEQAHIASALVFELSKVEHVHVREAMVGHLRHIDDDLAKRVATGLAFDKMPDAPEAAAPVREMEPSPALQIIGKMKDTLMGRAIGILIADGSDGAVIKNIKKAAMDAGANVKIVAPKVGGTKLADGSMLGADGQLAGTPSVLFDAVAIILSDKGAKALSIESAAIDFVRDAFGHLKAIAVDQGGQVLLKIANVGQDAGVVDTNDTNAFIAAAKTRQWDREKSVRTLA